Below is a genomic region from Candidatus Roseilinea sp..
GCCGCAACCAAGGTGTACAACACCGCCTTCACCGGCGAAATTCTGCAATCGGCTACGCCCGGCCTCGACACCCTGGGGCGCAACGTCGTTAACTTCACCATCAAGCCGCAGTTCCAGGAGGCCTTTCGGCGCTACACCAGCGAGAAGTTGAACCAGGCGATGTGCATCGTGCTCGATCAGCGCGTGCTCTCTTGTCCGACCATCCGCGCCGTGCTGAGCGCCGATGGCTCCATCAGCGGCAACTTCACGCGCGAGGGCGCCAACAACCTGGCGCTGGTGCTGAGCTATGGTTCACTGCCGGTGCCGCTCACCATCGAGACCACGCGCGATGTCGGCGCGACGTTGGGCGCAGATTCGATCCGCCGCAGCCTGGTTGCCGGCGCGATCGCGCTGATTGCGATGATCGCCTTCATGGTTGTGCGTTATCGCCTGCCCGGCCTGCTGTCGGCGGTGACGCTGGTGTTCTTCATGCTGACCTCGCTGGCGTTGTTCGTGCTGGTTCCGGTCACGCTCACGCTGCCGGGCATCGCCGGCTTTCTGCTCTCGGTGGCGGCGGCGGTGGACGCCAACGTGCTCATCTTTGAGCGCTTCCGCGAAGAGCTGCGCGGCGGACGCACCATGCGCGCTGCGGTCGAGGCAGCCTTCCAGCGCGCCTGGACTTCGATCCGCGATGCCAACATCAGCACGCTGATCACCTGCGCCATCCTGTTCGTGTTCGGCAACACCTTCGGCGCGAGCGCCGTGCGGGGGTTTGCGATCACGCTGGCGCTGGGCATCTTCGTCAGCCTGTTCTCGGCCATGTTCGTCACGCGCACACTGATGCGCCTCACCTTCAGCGAGCAGGCTGAGACGATCGAGGCGCGCCGTGCCGTCCTGTTGGGGGTCTAGATGTTCGATCTCTTCCGCATCGTCGAGAATCGCCGCTACTATTTCGTCCTCTCGCTCTTGGTGATCCTGCCGGGCGTGTTGGCGATGATCTACAACGTCATCACCTTGCCGACCCACACGCCATGGCGGTTGAGCGTGGACTTCCTGCCGGGCAACCGCTTCGAGGTGAAGTTCACCCAGCCGGTCAGCGAAGATCAGATCCGCAGCGTGTTCCAATCGTTCGGCATCACCAACCCGGCCATCACCCGGCTAGGCGACCCATCGGAGAACATCTGGCAAGTGCGCACGGTCTTCATCGAGGGCGAGCGCGCCCAGCAGATCCGCAGCGCGCTGGCGAAGGTCGCCCTGCTCGATGAGAACAGCACGCAGATCCAGTCGGTCAGCCCAACGGTCGCCGCGCAGGTGACCCAGGCGGCGGTCATCGCCGTGATCGTCGCGACGGTCGCGATCCTGCTATTCATCTGGTGGTCGTTCCGCAAGGCGGAGCACGCCTTCCGCTACAGCATCTGCGCCATTGCCGCGCTCATCCACGATATCCTGATCGCCGCCGGCATTACGGCCATCTTCTCCGCGCTGTTCAATTGGGAGATTGATGCGCTTTTCCTCACGGCGATGCTCACCGTGCTCGGCTTCTCCATTCAGGAC
It encodes:
- the secD gene encoding protein translocase subunit SecD, with the translated sequence MRQNTFIRLLIILALLAISAYIVLPTPKPDFVKNLVFWQEPRGRDLQIKQGLDLKGGLQVLLASDLPGGAQPIPEQMESARRIIEDRVNGLGVAEPIIQQQGDDRILVELPGVTDRNLAIDLIKQTGQLEFVDAGFTPPLDGTPISTTYSLYGGLLFPETLPTGKPISETLNAQAATKVYNTAFTGEILQSATPGLDTLGRNVVNFTIKPQFQEAFRRYTSEKLNQAMCIVLDQRVLSCPTIRAVLSADGSISGNFTREGANNLALVLSYGSLPVPLTIETTRDVGATLGADSIRRSLVAGAIALIAMIAFMVVRYRLPGLLSAVTLVFFMLTSLALFVLVPVTLTLPGIAGFLLSVAAAVDANVLIFERFREELRGGRTMRAAVEAAFQRAWTSIRDANISTLITCAILFVFGNTFGASAVRGFAITLALGIFVSLFSAMFVTRTLMRLTFSEQAETIEARRAVLLGV
- the secF gene encoding protein-export membrane protein SecF, whose protein sequence is MFDLFRIVENRRYYFVLSLLVILPGVLAMIYNVITLPTHTPWRLSVDFLPGNRFEVKFTQPVSEDQIRSVFQSFGITNPAITRLGDPSENIWQVRTVFIEGERAQQIRSALAKVALLDENSTQIQSVSPTVAAQVTQAAVIAVIVATVAILLFIWWSFRKAEHAFRYSICAIAALIHDILIAAGITAIFSALFNWEIDALFLTAMLTVLGFSIQDTIVVYDRIRENLTRRRGESFETVVTRSLLETLNRSLTTSLINILVLTALLLFGGASIKQFVAVLLIGMISGTYSSIFVAVPLVVAWFERDLWGTKQRAPKMAVAGK